The following proteins come from a genomic window of Aspergillus oryzae RIB40 DNA, chromosome 4:
- a CDS encoding RNA-binding ATPase activator ESF2 (TBP-binding protein, activator of basal transcription (contains rrm motif)), which yields MTTRKRNEFLDLAPSDDEDNDRGYDSEAAEESKARISKRRRTQTQDDESDQSDNDSVASDEDLKLSKSKGKAKKPQQRSEEDVISDNDDEQQETSGTQYLDVTEQETKSSKRKPLDKGKPPKKNKTGVVYLSSLPPYLKPFALKSMLEARSFGPITKVFLSPSVRPASAPRRRSNKRKTYTDGWVEFASKKTAKLCAETLNASIVGGRKGGWYHDDVWNMKYLKGFKWGDLMEQVQRERQEREAKQRIEDARARKEDKVFLQGVETGKVLDGMQRKNEEKKKRKMESGDAGGQQTEELKVRRTFKQNEVKKGRHTIKDGEAALEDDTKRVLGKIF from the coding sequence atgacAACCCGCAAGAGAAACGAATTCCTCGATCTCGCTCCAAGCGACGACGAAGACAACGACCGCGGCTACGACTCCGAAGCCgcagaagaaagcaaagcccGAATTTCCAAGCGCAGACGAACCCAAACCCAAGACGACGAATCCGACCAAAGCGACAACGACTCCGTCGCCTCCGACGAAGATCTAAAACTAAGCAagagcaaaggcaaagccaagaaacccCAGCAGcgaagcgaagaagatgttaTTAGCGACAACGACGATGAACAACAAGAGACCTCCGGCACCCAGTACTTAGATGTCACAGAACAAGAGACGAAATCGAGCAAGCGCAAACCATTAGATAAGGGCaagccgccgaagaagaacaagactGGGGTTGTCTATCTTTCGTCTTTACCGCCTTATTTGAAGCCGTTTGCGTTGAAGAGTATGCTTGAGGCGAGGTCGTTCGGGCCGATTACGAAGGTGTTCTTGTCGCCTTCTGTGAGGCCGGCTTCGGCGCCGCGGAGGAGGTCGAATAAGCGGAAGACCTATACGGATGGGTGGGTTGAATTTGCGTCGAAGAAGACGGCTAAGCTTTGTGCGGAAACGTTGAATGCGTCGATTGTtggggggaggaaggggggtTGGTACCATGATGATGTGTGGAATATGAAGTATTTGAAGGGGTTCAAATGGGGAGATCTGATGGAGCAGGTGCAGAGGGAGAGGCAGGAGAGGGAGGCTAAGCAGCGCATTGAGGATGCTCGGGCCAGGAAAGAGGATAAGGTCTTCCTGCAAGGTGTTGAGACGGGTAAGGTTCTTGATGggatgcagaggaagaatgaagaaaagaagaaaagaaagatggagtCTGGTGATGCAGGAGGCCAGCAGACGGAGGAGCTCAAGGTTAGGAGAACATTCAAGCAGAATGAGGTTAAAAAGGGTCGTCATACAATCAAGGACGGTGAAGCTGCTTTGGAGGATGATACAAAGAGGGTGTTGGGGAAGATTTTCTAG
- a CDS encoding 60S ribosomal export protein NMD3 (NMD protein affecting ribosome stability and mRNA decay) — translation MSMDLDAPVPIAAQDHIAATILCCNCGAPIDGTTAAGALCQDCVRSTVDISEGIQREAVVHTCRDCERWLLPPNSWVSAALESKELLALCLRKLRGLTKVRIIDASFIWTEPHSRRIKVKITIQQEVAAGTILQQAFVVEYVVHYQQCSDCLRSFSPHTWVASVQVRQKVPHKRTFLYLEQLILRHRAHQETNNIKEAKDGLDFYFSQRSHAEKMVEFLSSVVPVKVKKASELISMDIHTSTKSYKFSYSVEIVPICKDDLVAIPIKLARSIGNISPLTLCYRIGTTIQLLDPNTLQTAEVPGATYWRSPFKNLADVTELVEFIVMDIEPVGRSNGRFHLAEATVARASDLGSNDQTYFTRTHLGGILHVGDSVLGYHLTGSMFNDPNYDAIEASSQYSSTIPDVVLVKKHYTRKKNKSRNWRVKRMAREHEEEALQASTGGSRKQEQERERLEADFEMFLRDVEEDQELRGTIELYKARKNQNAGGMEMDEDSDDEDVPKINMDELLDDFDELNMNDDE, via the exons ATGTCGATGGATTTGGATGCGCCGGTCCCTATCGCTGCGCAGGACCATATAGCTGCGAC TATCCTCTGTTGTAACTGCGGTGCCCCGATCGATGGAACAACAGCGGCCGGTGCGCTTTGTCAAGACTGTGTGAGATCGACCGTCGACATTTCCGAAGGTATCCAAAGAGAGGCGGTTGTCCATACTTGCAGGGATTGTGAG CGATGGCTTCTACCCCCCAACAGCTGGGTCAGTGCAGCGCTTGAGTCAAAAGAATTGTTGGCGCTATGCCTACGCAAACTTCGTGGCTTGACGAAGGTCCGGATTATCGACGCCAGTTTCATCTGGACTGAACCTCACTCGAGACGTATCAAAGTCAAGATCACCATTCAACAGGAGGTGGCCGCAGGGACAATTTTACAACAAGCATTTGTTGTCGAGTATGTCGTACATTACCAGCAATGTTCCGATTGTCTTCGTTCGTTTTCCCCACATACGTGGGTCGCATCAGTG CAAGTACGACAGAAGGTTCCGCACAAGCGAACATTCCTTTATCTAGAACAGCTCATTCTTCGTCACCGCGCGCATCAGGAAACCAATAATAtcaaggaagcaaaggaCGGATTGGACTTCTACTTCAGCCAGAGAAGCCATGCAGAGAAGATGGTTGAGTTCCTTTCTTCAGTTGTGCCTGtcaaggtgaagaaggcatcaGAGCTTATCTCTATGGACATTCATACATCGACGAAGTCCTACAAGTTCTCCTACTCGGTGGAAATAGTTCCTATCTGCAAGGATGACCTCGTTGCTATTCCTATCAAATTAGCCCGGTCGATAGGTAATATCTCGCCACTGACACTATGCTACCGGATCGGAACTACAATTCAACTCTTGGATCCCAACACACTTCAGACAGCCGAGGTTCCTGGCGCGACCTACTGGAGATCGCCGTTCAAGAACCTCGCGGATGTCACTGAGTTGGTGGAGTTCATCGTCATGGATATCGAGCCGGTAGGCAGATCAAACGGGCGATTTCACCTTGCCGAGGCAACTGTTGCCCGTGCGTCGGACTTGGGCTCGAATGACCAGACCTACTTTACCCGTACTCATCTAGGCGGAATTCTCCATGTTGGAGACTCTGTTCTAGGCTACCATCTGACTGGCTCGATGTTCAACGACCCCAACTATGATGCTATTGAGGCCAGTAGCCAATACAGCTCTACGATTCCTGATGTAGTCCTTGTCAAGAAGCACTACACccgcaagaagaacaagtcCCGCAACTGGCGAGTCAAGCGTATGGCTCGTGAACACGAGGAGGAAGCACTCCAAGCCTCTACCGGTGGAAGCCGCaagcaggaacaggaacGTGAGCGTCTCGAAGCCGATTTCGAAATGTTCCTTCGCGACGTTGAGGAAGACCAAGAGCTGCGGGGCACTATCGAGCTATacaaggccaggaagaaccAAAATGCCGGTGGTATGGAGATGGACGAAGACAGCGACGACGAGGACGTGCCCAAGATCAATATGGACGAGTTGCTTGATGATTTTGATGAGCTGAACATGAACGATGACGAATAA